Within the Amycolatopsis sp. 195334CR genome, the region CGGCGCGTCGACCGCGGCGACCGCACCGGGCCCGAGCAGCAGGGTCAGCGTGTTCTCCCCCGGCCGCAACGCCAGTTCGTACGGGTGCACCCGGATCTCGCGGTGGCCGGGGTACGGGTTGAAGTCGCCCTGCCTGCCGATCTCCGTGCCGTTCAGCAGCACCCGGCAGGCGCCTTCGCTGGCCACCTGCACGACCGCCGTGTCATCGGTGTGCCGGAAGGTACGGCTGACCTCCGCGCCGACCATCCACTCCGGACGGCGGTACCGTTCGAAATCGGTGACCACGGCGAAGGAAGCCCGCACCGGGCCGTCCTCCGACGCGGTGAACTCGATCTCCAGCCGGACGGTCCGGCCGCCGGGCACCGGGCTGACCGTGTGGTACCCCTCGCCGGTCGACGGCACCTCGGCGCCGTCGATCCGCACCCGCCGCGCGGCCCCGGAGCCGACCACCAGCTGGAGCCCGTCCGACGGCGGCAGCTCCAGCCAGGTGCGCACGGCCACCGAGCCACCCGCAGGCACGTGCCGCCAGTCGAGGAACTCCTCGGCGACATATCCCTTCGGCCCCAGGGTTTCGTTGTGCACCGGGTCCTTGTGGATGCCACGGGACAGCGACCACTCCGCGTTCCGCCAGCCACCGTCGGCGTCACGCACCTCGGCGAACGGGCCGAACCCGGCGATCACCGGACCGCTCTCGTGGCTCAGCCGCCAGACTTCGATCGGCAGCACGCCATCGCGGGCCGCGCCCGCCAGGTCGCCCTCGCTGTTATCCAGAGTGGACTCGGCCAGCCCGAGCCACGGCCCGGCGACCGGCACCGACTCCAGCTCACGGCCGAGTGGACGCGCGTCCGCCGGCGGCAGGTCTTCCCCGAACACCACCAGGGAAATCGGGCCGTCGTCGAACGGGACTTCGAGAACTCCGTCGCGCACCACGAGTTCCGTGCGCTCGCCGGTGCGCGGGTTCCACTGCTGCGCCCGTCCGGGCAGGCCGCTGGTCCGCACGTGCGCCACCCGGCCGGTCGGCGGCACGAACCGGTAACCGTCCTCGCGAAGCCGTTGCCAGTACTCCTCCCACGGGAAACCGACCTCGGCCCAGTTCTCCCGCGCCAGGTCGACGATCGGCGCGAGCGTGCCGGTCCGCTCGTCGTGCGCGGTCAGCAGCAGGACGAACGAGTCACCGTCGCGGCGGAGCAGGAAGGGGGCGTCTGCCTGCACCGGGCCTTCGGGGATCAGCGCGGGCACGTCCTCGGGCCGGCCGACCACGGTCACGTCGTCCAGCGGAGCGACACCCACGCAGATCACCTGCCCGCCCGCGCGGGCGAATTCCGCCAGCTTCTCGGCAGCGGCCGGGTGCAGCAGCTCGACCTCCGGCAGCACCACCGTGCGGTAGGTCTCGTCACCGATCCGGAGGCGGTCGCCGACGACTTCTCCCCCGGCGATGGTGGCTTCGTCGAAGGTGTCGTGGTCGATTCCGGCGGCCTCCAGCACGCCGCGTTCTTCCGCGAACCAAACGCTTGCGCCGTTCAGCCGGTGGTAACACGCGGCGGCGCGTTCGGCGGGCGGAAGCGGACCGTCGAGCGTCAGGTACGCCTGCGTGGTGGTGGTCGGCGAGAGCAGGACGACGTCGCAGACGTGCGTGCCGATGGTCAGCACCGAGCACAACCGCGACACCGCCGTGGCGAACCGGTGGTAGGCGGGCCAGTACGGCTGGCGCCAGCACGTCGACGGCGGCGCCCACTCCCACCAGCCGCCGGCGGTCGAGTAGTAGACCGCGTGCGGGTCGTAGAGGTTGGCGCCACGCCGCAGGAACGGCGCGAGCCAGTCGTAGGTCTCCTCCAGCGTGCCGCCCCAGCCGGAGGAGTGGAACGCCTCGATCCAGGTGCGCGAGTGCCCGTTCGCGTGCGCCAGCGAACTGTGCACCTTCGGGTCGCCCCAGTGGTCGCTGCCCGGCGCGCCGAACCCGGAATGCGTGCCGAGGTAGTCGCCGTACACCTGGACACCGCCGATGGGATCGCCTTCGCGCGCCGGGGACGGCTGGTCGAAACCGCAGATCAGGCCGCGCTCGGCGAACCAGCGGTCGAGCGGGTCGAAGAAGGCGCGGCGGGCCAGGCGGGCGCGGTGCTCGTGGTAGTCGCGGCGGTTCCGGGCCGATTCGGCGTCCTTCCCGCCGTACAACGCGGGCAACGCCAGTTCGTAGCCGTAGTGCGCGGCGAAGGTCCCGGCGAAGTCGTGGCCCCAGGTCGGCATCGCGGGCAGCTCGTCCTGGAAGAACCCGGGGATCACCTTGCCGAACCAGTGGCCGAGCCCGCGTTCGAGCTCACCGTGGACCTGGTCCAGCAGGGTGGCGCAGGCGTCCACGCCGAAGTAGTCGAACCCGCTGACCTCCTCCCGGATCTCGCCACCGGGGTCCCGGTGCAGCGCCAGCCCGGCGAACTCCGGGTTCCGCGCGGTGATCCGGCCCTGGAAGTTCGCCCCGGAGAAGCCGATCTGGTCGTAGAGCCACAGCCGGAAGCCGATCCGCTCGGCGTCCTGGCAGGCGCCGTCGAACAACTCGATCCACTGTGGACTGAGGAACGGCGGGTCGTCGGCCACCGAGCCGAACATCGGGCCGGTGGGCGCCAGGCAGAGGACCACCGCCTGGCGCACCCCCTGCCCGGCGAGCCGGTCCATCTGCTCGCGCAGCCGCGTCCTGGTCACCTTCGCCCCGCTCCACCACCAGATCGGCAGCGGGGAGGACTCGGGCCCCGGTGCGCGGAACCGGCTCAGCAGCCCCGTCATACCAGCGCCCGCTCCTGTTCGATCTGTTCCAGTGACTTGCCGGAGGTGTCGGGCATGAAGAAGTACCCGACCACCCCGCTGATCAGCAGGCACGCCGCCAGCAGCGCGGCCACCGTCTCGATGCCCGCGGTGGCCAGCGTCGGCACGAAGAAGCTCCAGATGCCCAGGAAGGTCCGCGCCACGCCGAAGGTCAGGCCCTGGGCGGTCCCGCGGAGCATGGTCGGGAACAGCTCCTGGCTGAAGATCTTGTACACCGCTTCACCGGCGAAGGCGGCACCGACGCCGAACAACACGATGTTGGCGATGATCACCGGGATGGTGAACGGGAACACCAGGTACGCCACGAAGGCGAGCACCTGCATCACCGCACCGGCCGCCCACATGGTCCTGCGCTTCGAATGCCCGCGGTCGACCAGGCGCATGAACACCAGGGTGCCCAGGATGCCGATGACGAAGCCGGCGCAGGACAGCGCCACCCCCGCCGCCTGGCTGCCCGCGTTGAGCGTGGTGACGATGTACGGGGTGAAGATGCCGTTGGTCCCGGCGGCCACGTTCCAGAACAGGTAGATCGTGCCGGTCCACACCAGGGCCCGCAGGTTGGCGCCGCGGAAGAGCGCGCCGACCCGCGTCGCGACCGAGCCGGCCGCGGCGGCGGCCGTGGTCCACCGCGCCGATTCGGCGAGCCCCCGGCGCAGCGCCCAGGTGACCAGCGCGACCACGAAGAGGTGCAGGAACACGATCCTGATGCCGAGCAGTTCCAGCGGGGACAGCACCAGCGCGAGCAGCAGCACCACCACCGGCCCGGTGTTCCAGGCGATCTGCGTGAAGCTGAGCAGCTTGCCCCTGGCCTTGGACGGCGAGAACTCGCCGACCAGCGCGAGCGAGGTGGGCACGTCCGCGCCGACCGCGACACCGACCACGAAGGTGCCGATGAACAACATCGGCGCGTTGACCGCGAGCGCGATGCAGAGGATGCCCGCCGCGTAGACCAGCAGGTCGTACTTGTAGATCCGCTTGCGGCCGAGCTTGTCGCCCAGCCGCCCGCCGATCAGCGCGCCGAGCGCGCAGCCGATCGCGTTGGGGCCGATGGCGGCCAGCGCGCCGACCGCGTCGTTGCTCAACCCCAGGTAGGCCTGGAACAGGGCCAGGCCCGAGCCGAGCGCCACGATCGAGCCGGCGTCCAGATAGGACGCCATCGCGGCCAGCACCGACCATTTCCACTGCTGGCGACTGACCGTTCCGGACTCGTCCGCCGGTGCGTTGCCGACGGCTTCTGAGGAAGTCAAGTGAGTCTCCTCGTCCTCGTTGACGTAGGTCACACTTTGAAACGTATTAAGCGGCACAGTAGCGAAGCGGACCAGCGGACTCAAGGTCCGAAAACGGCCATCGACTAACGCAATGAATCGTTTCATATGCACTGGGTGCCGCGGGGTCACTGCCTGCCATCGGCTATCGTCGGCGGGTGGGCAAGGAAGAGCCGGTCACGCTGGTCGAAGTGGCTCGGGTGGCGGGGGTCTCCAAGACCACGGCGTCCGACGCGCTGCGCGGCTCCGGCCGCGTTTCGGAGCGCACCCGGCAGCTGGTCACCAGCACGGCGAACCGGCTCGGTTACTCCCCCAACGCCTCGGCGCGGTCGCTCCGGCGTGCGAACACCGGCGCGATCGGGCTGCACCTGCCCGACATCCTCGCGCGCTCCGAGTACTACATGTCCTTCGTCTTCGGCGTGGTCGACAAGGCCGCCGAGATGAACTACGACGTCACCCTGCTCACCTCGAAGCACCTGCCCGCGCCCGGCGCGTTCCACCGCGTCGACGGGGTGGTGCTGGGTGATCCGCTGGAGACCGATCCGATGGTGCGCGGGCTGCTGCGGGCGTCGGTTCCGGTGGTCACCTGCGAGCGGTTCACCGGGGACGCCAGCCCGGCCGGGATCGTGCTGTCCGACCACGCGGAGATGTTCGGGCGGCTGCTCGACCACCTGCACGCCGCGGGCGCGCGGCGGCCCGCGCTGCTCGCCTCCAGCGCCACCACCGACTGGGGAAACCAGCTGCAGCAAGCGTTCCGGGCCTGGTGCCGGAGCAGGGGCGTGCCCGCGCTGCTGCGCGAGCTGACCTTCGGCGCGCCGGCGGACGTGGTGCAGGACAACGTCAGCGCGCTGCTGGAGACCGATCCCGCGCTGGACGCGCTCATCTGCGCGCCGGACGGTTCGGCCACCGCCGCGCTGCCGGTGCTGCGGGCGGCGGGCCGCTCGGTCGGCGGCGACCTGCTGCTGGCGGCCTGTGTGGACGGCACGCCGCTGGCGCACAGCGATCCGCCGATCACCGCCATCGACCTGCACCCGCGCGAAGCGGGCGCGGCGTGCGCGGGGTTGCTGTTCGACCTGCTGGACGGGAAGGCCCCGGCGGGTACCGTGCGCTCACTGCCGATCGGCCTCACCGAACGCCGCTCCACCCGGCGGTAGCCCGCCCCAGGGCCCGTGCAGTGAATGATGCTCCTATTGAGGTCAAGGGGTTGTTGTGAGGTTGGCCATGTCTGTGGTGATGGTTCGGTGGATTTCGCGTGCGACGTAGCGTTTGAGGCAGCGGATGATGTGTCGTTTGGGGAGGCCTTCGCGGGTGCGTCGTTCGAGGTAGGCGCGGGTGCGGGGGCAGTGGCGCAGGCGGACGATCACTATTCGGTGGAGGGCGGCGTTGGCGTGGCGGTCGCCGCCGCGGTTGAGGCGGTGGCGGTTGTTGCGGCCGCTGCTGGCGTCGATCGGGGCGGTGCCGCAGAGGTGGGCGAACTGGGCTTCGGTGGTGATGCGGTCGGGGTTGTCTCCGGCGGTGGCCAGGAGCTGGGCGGCGGTGTCGGGGCCGACGCCGAACACGGCGGTGGTGGCGGGCAGGACCTGGCGGGTCAGGGTGTTCAGGTCGGTTTTGGCGTCGGTGATCTCGGTGGTGAGGTCGGTGATGCGCCGGGCGAGGCGGCGGAGCGCGGTTTTCGTGGCGTTGACGGGGCTGGTGAGGTCGGTGCCGGGGCGCAGCCGGGCGCAGGCCCTGATCAGGGTTGTGCCGGTCAGGCCGGACAAGGATTCGCGTAGCGGGGCGGGGGCGGTGACGATCAGGGCGTGGAGCTGGTTGAGCGCGGCGGTGCGGGATTTGACCGCGCTGGTCAGCGCGGTGCGCAGGGCGGTGATCGCGGCGGCGGGCCCGGTGCCGGCTTTGGGGGTGGCCTCAGCGTGGCCGGCCAGGACGGCGCGGGCGGTGTTGATCGCGTCCTGGGTGTCGGTCTTTCCCTTGCGGCGGCGGGCATGCCGGTCGGGCTGGTTGACCTCCACCACCGTGACACCCTCGCCGGCCAGGTAGCGGGCCAGGCCCGCGCCGTAGGAACCGGTGCCCTCCACCCCGGCCGCGGACACCGTGCCGAACCCGGCCAGCCAGGTGCCCAGCGCGGTGTAGCCGGCGGTGGTGGCCGGGAAGGTGTGCGTGCCCAGTACCCGGCCGACAGGATCGAGCGCGGCGGCGGTGTGGGTGTCTTTATGGGTATCGACCCCGGCGATCACCGCGGTGTGCTGGGCAGTGTCGACGCCGGTGTGCTGATCAGTCATCCTGGTCTCTGCCGTCCCGTGGTGTTCAGTGGTCAGGGAGGGCACGTACCGGGCCAGCAGGGGTGGACAGCACAGTGATGGGTGTCCTGGTGGCACAGGCTCCTATCAAGTCACATCCCCTGGCCTGGTGACGTGCACGAACGGAGACCACCCCGGAACCGGCAGATCATTCGCAAGACAACCCCGGCCAGGGCGTCAGTGGCTTTCCGGGCCAAGCCCCGGGGCAGCCCCCGTCCATACACACCATCATCACTGTGGCTTTCACAGCACATTCCGCAGTGAAAGCCACATTCACTGCGCCTGGCGCAGCGCGCGGGTCAGGTGAGCGCGCGGGTCAGGTGAGCGCGCGGGTCAGGTGAGCGCGCGGGTCAGGTGAGCGCGCGGGTCAGGTGAGCGTGCCGTCCACGCGGCGCGGCAGGTGCCACGGGTTGTCCGCGCGCAGCGGGGCGGGCAGCGCCGCGTCCGGCACGCTCTGGT harbors:
- a CDS encoding IS110 family transposase, producing MTDQHTGVDTAQHTAVIAGVDTHKDTHTAAALDPVGRVLGTHTFPATTAGYTALGTWLAGFGTVSAAGVEGTGSYGAGLARYLAGEGVTVVEVNQPDRHARRRKGKTDTQDAINTARAVLAGHAEATPKAGTGPAAAITALRTALTSAVKSRTAALNQLHALIVTAPAPLRESLSGLTGTTLIRACARLRPGTDLTSPVNATKTALRRLARRITDLTTEITDAKTDLNTLTRQVLPATTAVFGVGPDTAAQLLATAGDNPDRITTEAQFAHLCGTAPIDASSGRNNRHRLNRGGDRHANAALHRIVIVRLRHCPRTRAYLERRTREGLPKRHIIRCLKRYVAREIHRTITTDMANLTTTP
- a CDS encoding MFS transporter; the protein is MTSSEAVGNAPADESGTVSRQQWKWSVLAAMASYLDAGSIVALGSGLALFQAYLGLSNDAVGALAAIGPNAIGCALGALIGGRLGDKLGRKRIYKYDLLVYAAGILCIALAVNAPMLFIGTFVVGVAVGADVPTSLALVGEFSPSKARGKLLSFTQIAWNTGPVVVLLLALVLSPLELLGIRIVFLHLFVVALVTWALRRGLAESARWTTAAAAAGSVATRVGALFRGANLRALVWTGTIYLFWNVAAGTNGIFTPYIVTTLNAGSQAAGVALSCAGFVIGILGTLVFMRLVDRGHSKRRTMWAAGAVMQVLAFVAYLVFPFTIPVIIANIVLFGVGAAFAGEAVYKIFSQELFPTMLRGTAQGLTFGVARTFLGIWSFFVPTLATAGIETVAALLAACLLISGVVGYFFMPDTSGKSLEQIEQERALV
- a CDS encoding LacI family DNA-binding transcriptional regulator produces the protein MGKEEPVTLVEVARVAGVSKTTASDALRGSGRVSERTRQLVTSTANRLGYSPNASARSLRRANTGAIGLHLPDILARSEYYMSFVFGVVDKAAEMNYDVTLLTSKHLPAPGAFHRVDGVVLGDPLETDPMVRGLLRASVPVVTCERFTGDASPAGIVLSDHAEMFGRLLDHLHAAGARRPALLASSATTDWGNQLQQAFRAWCRSRGVPALLRELTFGAPADVVQDNVSALLETDPALDALICAPDGSATAALPVLRAAGRSVGGDLLLAACVDGTPLAHSDPPITAIDLHPREAGAACAGLLFDLLDGKAPAGTVRSLPIGLTERRSTRR